AGAGATTGGCTTAGTGGCTGTTTAATTGAACCTGACGGCCCTGACGGACGACGTTAACGTCCAGCAGTTCGGAAATCGATTGCAGCAACTGATCGACGTTGTCGGCCCGAAACGAGCCCATCAGCCGGCGGTTGGCCAGTACGGAATCATTAATACTGACCTCCAAACCGTAATTATCTTCCAGCAGATCAGCGACTTCCTGCAAGGGCGTTTCTTCAAACACGAATCGTTTTTCATCCCAGGTGGGAAGCCGTTGCGCGGTACTGACTTTTTTCAGCGCAAGGTGGTTCTGCGAATCGAGCGTTACCCGTTCGCCGGGCTTCATGGTTACCTGTTGCCGGGTGGTTCCGGTTCGGTAGTTCAGCCGCACCTGCCCTTTGTTCAGCGTGACGCGGGTACCCCGTTTGCGGGCAAAAACCGTAAACTCGGTACCCAGCACAACCACCTCGAAGTCCTTGGCCGTTTTCACCACAAACTTTTTGTGATCCGCTGTGTGGGCCACCGCAAAGCTGGCTTCACCGGTCAGCAACACGTCGCGCGTTCGGCCGCCAAACCCCCAGCGGGGCACCTGCAGGCTGGAATTGGCGTTCAGCAATACCTGACTGCCGTCGGATAAGTGCAGCGAGCGGGTTTCGCCGAAGGCCGTTTCGTAAGTCTGGTAGAGCAGCTGATCCTGAAACACCAGCCCCCCCAGGTTCAGCAGAAAAAGCAGCGAAGCCGCCACCAACCATTGCCGCCGGCTCCAGGGCGCATCTTTCCGCAGTTCGGGCGATTCCGGGGCTTCATCGGTCTGGGGGTTACTGGCTAAAAAAGCCGTATACCGCTGATGCGCTGCGTCGGTCTGGGCCCGGTACTGCGGGTGGCTGGTCTCCCACTCTTCCAGCCATTTGTAGTACTGTTCCTCGTTTTTTTCATCCCGTAGCCACTGCGCAATCAATTCCCGCTGCAACGGAGATGCCGTTCGGCCG
This Larkinella insperata DNA region includes the following protein-coding sequences:
- a CDS encoding FecR family protein, yielding MDYEVNKHLIFSYFGRTASPLQRELIAQWLRDEKNEEQYYKWLEEWETSHPQYRAQTDAAHQRYTAFLASNPQTDEAPESPELRKDAPWSRRQWLVAASLLFLLNLGGLVFQDQLLYQTYETAFGETRSLHLSDGSQVLLNANSSLQVPRWGFGGRTRDVLLTGEASFAVAHTADHKKFVVKTAKDFEVVVLGTEFTVFARKRGTRVTLNKGQVRLNYRTGTTRQQVTMKPGERVTLDSQNHLALKKVSTAQRLPTWDEKRFVFEETPLQEVADLLEDNYGLEVSINDSVLANRRLMGSFRADNVDQLLQSISELLDVNVVRQGRQVQLNSH